A single window of Anomaloglossus baeobatrachus isolate aAnoBae1 chromosome 9, aAnoBae1.hap1, whole genome shotgun sequence DNA harbors:
- the LOC142251641 gene encoding transforming protein RhoA-like, producing MAAIRKKLVIVGDGACGKTCLLIVFSKDQFPEVYVPTVFENYVADIEVDSKQVELALWDTAGQEDYDRLRPLSYPDTDVILMCFSIDSPDSLENIPEKWTPEVKHFCPNVPIILVGNKKDLRNDEHTRRELAKMKQEPVKPEEGRDMANRISAFGYLECSAKTKDGVREVFEMATRAALQAKRGRKKNTCDLL from the exons ATGGCTGCTATACGTAAGAAGCTGGTCATTGTTGGTGATGGCGCCTGCGGGAAGACCTGTCTGCTCATCGTGTTCAGTAAGGACCAGTTCCCTGAAGTCTACGTCCCCACCGTCTTCGAGAACTACGTGGCCGACATAGAGGTCGACTCCAAACAG GTGGAGCTGGCGCTGTGGGACACAGCCGGCCAGGAGGACTATGATCGTCTGAGACCCCTGTCCTACCCCGACACTGACGTCATCCTCATGTGCTTCTCCATCGACAGCCCCGACAGCTTGG AGAACATCCCCGAGAAGTGGACTCCGGAGGTGAAGCATTTCTGTCCCAACGTGCCCATAATATTGGTAGGAAACAAGAAGGATCTGAGGAACGACGAGCACACCCGGCGAGAGCTGGCCAAGATGAAGCAG GAGCCGGTGAAGCCGGAAGAGGGCAGGGATATGGCAAACCGAATCAGTGCCTTCGGCTACCTGGAGTGCTCCGCGAAAACAAAGGACGGTGTGCGGGAAGTGTTCGAGATGGCGACCAGAGCCGCGTTGCAGGCCAAGAGGGGGCGCAAGAAGAACACGTGCGATCTGCTGTAA